One stretch of Lacimicrobium alkaliphilum DNA includes these proteins:
- a CDS encoding DUF1707 SHOCT-like domain-containing protein, which translates to MAIDTSGVKLEDRPFEQVKEQAIDQLIMNYSHGIWSAEAFERRLDVATEAKTHQELVDLVADLSLQPDTQYQQQRERSFSPRYQAGEDKQNENIISVLSSNQHSGQWLVPAEIRVINVLGSVELDFSEAIFQHQHIVIRVNNWVGSLSILVPEEVNVVSNMFNIIGSAENRAPSMGGRQAPKIVIEGYSVLGSLEVSLKRTIKEKFVAFANQFRDVFGMGKQ; encoded by the coding sequence ATGGCCATTGATACCAGCGGTGTAAAACTGGAAGACCGCCCCTTTGAGCAGGTAAAAGAGCAGGCGATAGATCAACTGATTATGAATTACAGCCATGGTATTTGGTCTGCCGAGGCCTTTGAAAGGCGTCTGGACGTGGCTACCGAGGCTAAAACCCATCAGGAGCTGGTGGATTTGGTGGCCGATTTGTCACTACAACCCGATACTCAGTATCAGCAGCAGCGCGAGCGCAGTTTTTCTCCACGATACCAGGCGGGTGAAGATAAGCAGAATGAAAACATTATCAGCGTGCTGTCATCCAATCAGCATAGCGGGCAATGGCTGGTGCCTGCTGAGATCAGAGTGATCAATGTGCTGGGCTCTGTGGAGCTGGATTTCTCCGAAGCCATTTTTCAGCATCAGCATATTGTTATCCGGGTCAATAACTGGGTCGGCAGCCTGAGTATTTTAGTGCCTGAAGAGGTCAATGTGGTGTCCAATATGTTCAATATTATCGGCAGTGCAGAGAACCGCGCACCGTCAATGGGCGGGCGTCAGGCACCCAAAATCGTGATTGAAGGCTATTCGGTGCTGGGATCGCTGGAAGTCAGTCTTAAACGAACCATCAAGGAAAAGTTTGTTGCCTTTGCCAATCAGTTCCGGGACGTGTTTGGTATGGGTAAGCAGTAG
- the pulA gene encoding pullulanase-type alpha-1,6-glucosidase: protein MLSRWLRAFGLHWTGLAWASLAMMLAMPATAAGIEDEVFYFALTDRFYNADTNNDMGGLSGDRQSTGFDPTDERYYHGGDLAGLSAKLPYLREMGITAIWISPPFKNIPVSGNSAAYHGYWAVDYTQVDPHWGTNEELAEFVQQARKMRIKVFLDVVINHTGDVIRYQQCHNPDGTLLDGLSSCPYISLEEKAENPYSPFIPQGLEQAKSPAWLNNPEYYNNQGDSTFSGESSVYGDFFGLDDLNTRDPQVVQGMIDIFKGWISDLKINGFRVDTIKHVDIELWQQWIPAIEAHAEAEGIRDFFIFGENFDGLPANLARFTRDAQFTSVLDFGLYYAIKDAVTDYQGTDRLAWVFSQDDLYKDGKTNTNHLMNFVSNHDVGRIGHFINNLPISEDEKLARAKLAQSLMFFSRGIPVVYYGDEQGFTGDGGDDHAREDMFPSQVPGYNDNNLLGSDASTADDNFDTSHPLYQHIRQLAGAYRSIRPLRVGHQSVLQSENSPGVLALSRFDPQTQRQALVLVNTSDETQNVDVAAMARVYRVMFPRQSGVQRAKDGRIEMELPPFSTRVLLGSDRVKIPKTVPQITFSSLQPEQSVSGLVEVGAVLEDASELGDVHQVHFALSIDGGEFVDIGTDATAGYKVFYDVSELENDTQLTFRATVDNFGKNANSTEITVKKRTLPGITLTFKKPEGWTDSVNLYYWNAGTGNEVQWPGVAMQHEGGDWYRYQMPDNVQSANLIFNDGGANQTADLFREGDGCYIDSNWQDSCEIVIDPEPGMTVYVRRPLSWNVPNLYYWAASGAPQWPGIEMTSLGNDWYSYQFPDGVSAANMIINDLTGNQTADLYRQGDGCYDIENDSWTDSCPVPGFTVYFNKPQDWPNANAYFWEPGPVDAANVGWPGEAMTERGNNWYSYQFPDGVNYSNLIFNDGAGNQSADLFREADGCFDFENGWQDSCTVPEPGMEVLFKAPDGWGDEIHLYYWNAEGAPGWPGIAMQAIGDGWYRFEFPQGVNSANLIFNDNAGNQTGDLYRDASGCYGEFGDFWRNSCITPDAIDVSIKERRAHWLDLGTLAWQVADNRAAQWRLYYSMDAQIQIEQGQLSGADGYLTMQSAGSLSAELTEQNPHLASWPAYAIEADTTQASTALKGQLVAAALDSSGNLLEATQVQAARVIDALYATDTWLGVRYENDLPVLKLWAPTAQSAQLLRYDAQGNLLSTHQADSIENGVYRFVGDSSWDKTYYRYQLSVYHPLTDQVESYSVTDPYALNLSANGGFAQIIDLASDASLKPAGWDALQKSLPEFKDISLYEGHVRDFSINDTSVPEAHRGTYMAFTHNGENGANLSAGMTHLKNLQQAGLTHFHLLPIFDISSVNENPAERIDLDSPFSALCAVSDADVVQSRCQQYGDMAIYEVLTELKDADPTTAEIQAITSAENSVQSKDGFNWGYDPFHFNAPEGTYATDANGTIKVLELRAMVKALADIGLNVVMDVVYNHTSASGLWDNSVLDKVVPGYYQRLNPVSGVVENSTCCDNTATEHQMMEKLMVDTLVNWAVHYKIDSFRFDLMGHIPKSAMLKAQQQLASLNLAEHGVDGQRIYLYGEGWDFGEVSGNQRFAQASQFGMAGTGIATFNDRLRSAARGGNYTSNGAAQGWVNGNGTFANGIANGAGSPLDQADRIRIGMAGNLQGYQFEDNTGLSNTGVNYSGTGYTLDPQEAVNYVDKHDNESFWDNNQGKLPGDFSIDNRVRAHLLGNALINFGQGVPFYQMGTDLLRSKSMDRNSYNSGDWFNAVDFSMQSNNWAVGLPPAQDNQGSWQGQAAVLSNANAAALPQHIQLAATVFQEQLQIRYSSPLFRLDGSDEVNQRLGYHNTGSGQQPGLIAMTLSDGICAGNDLDPQYDGVLVLFNADDEVRTVNVPGTSGSQLHPAQLNGADEQVKTIVIEGESYSVPPLTAAVLVSPQNGAQGEYPCNPSAIEVTEPGMTVYVQKPADWADIRLYYWNTQPATDAVNWPGVPMQALGDNWYSFQFPAGVSATNLIFNNNNQGQQSGDLYREGDGCFDISANSWSDSCTLPGLSFWFKKPAHWSTPNLYYWNAGVNGPGWPGTAMTDVGDDWYFFQMPDGVRSTNLIFNDADGSDEQTGDLFRNQNGCYENNQWSDSCPPAE, encoded by the coding sequence ATGTTATCCAGATGGTTACGGGCGTTCGGTTTACATTGGACGGGTCTTGCCTGGGCAAGCCTGGCGATGATGCTGGCAATGCCAGCTACTGCTGCCGGCATTGAAGATGAAGTGTTCTATTTTGCACTGACGGACCGCTTCTATAACGCCGATACCAACAATGATATGGGCGGATTATCCGGTGATCGTCAGAGCACCGGCTTCGACCCCACCGATGAGCGCTACTACCATGGCGGCGATCTGGCCGGTTTAAGCGCAAAATTGCCCTACCTGCGTGAAATGGGTATCACTGCTATCTGGATAAGCCCGCCATTTAAGAATATTCCCGTTTCCGGCAACTCTGCCGCCTACCATGGCTACTGGGCCGTGGATTACACTCAGGTCGATCCCCACTGGGGTACCAACGAAGAACTGGCAGAGTTTGTCCAACAAGCGCGCAAGATGCGCATCAAAGTATTTCTGGATGTGGTGATCAACCACACCGGCGATGTGATCCGCTATCAGCAGTGCCATAACCCCGATGGTACGCTGCTCGACGGGCTCAGCAGTTGCCCCTATATCAGCCTTGAAGAGAAAGCCGAAAATCCCTACAGCCCCTTTATTCCACAGGGGCTTGAGCAGGCTAAATCACCAGCCTGGCTGAATAATCCTGAATACTACAACAATCAGGGCGACAGCACCTTCAGCGGTGAGTCTTCAGTATATGGCGATTTTTTTGGGCTGGATGATCTGAATACCCGCGATCCTCAGGTGGTTCAGGGCATGATCGACATCTTTAAGGGTTGGATCAGCGACCTTAAAATTAATGGTTTCAGGGTCGACACCATCAAGCATGTGGATATTGAACTCTGGCAACAATGGATCCCGGCTATTGAAGCCCATGCTGAGGCAGAAGGGATTCGTGACTTTTTTATCTTCGGCGAGAACTTTGACGGCCTGCCAGCCAATCTGGCCCGCTTTACCCGTGATGCACAATTCACCTCAGTACTGGATTTTGGTCTGTATTACGCCATTAAGGACGCCGTCACTGATTACCAGGGGACAGATCGGCTGGCCTGGGTGTTTTCTCAGGACGATCTCTACAAAGATGGCAAAACCAATACCAACCATCTGATGAATTTTGTCAGTAACCATGATGTGGGCCGTATCGGACATTTTATCAATAATCTGCCCATTTCTGAGGACGAAAAGCTGGCCCGCGCCAAACTGGCGCAATCGCTGATGTTTTTCTCCCGTGGTATACCTGTGGTGTATTACGGTGACGAGCAGGGATTTACCGGTGATGGCGGCGATGACCATGCCCGTGAAGATATGTTCCCTTCTCAGGTACCGGGTTATAACGACAACAACCTGCTTGGCTCAGATGCCAGCACAGCCGATGATAATTTCGATACCAGCCACCCTTTGTATCAGCATATTCGCCAGCTGGCCGGTGCCTACAGAAGCATACGCCCCCTGCGTGTCGGTCACCAGAGTGTGTTGCAAAGTGAAAACAGCCCCGGCGTACTGGCACTTTCCAGATTCGACCCGCAAACACAACGCCAGGCACTGGTGCTGGTGAACACCAGTGATGAGACTCAGAACGTCGATGTTGCTGCCATGGCACGGGTTTACAGGGTTATGTTTCCCCGCCAGAGCGGTGTTCAGCGCGCAAAAGACGGGCGTATTGAGATGGAACTCCCTCCTTTCTCTACGCGCGTGCTGCTGGGCTCTGACAGGGTAAAAATCCCTAAAACGGTTCCACAAATCACCTTTAGCAGCTTACAACCTGAGCAAAGCGTTTCCGGGCTGGTGGAAGTCGGCGCCGTATTAGAAGACGCCAGCGAGCTGGGTGATGTACATCAGGTGCATTTTGCCCTGAGCATTGATGGCGGCGAGTTTGTGGATATCGGCACCGATGCCACCGCCGGTTATAAAGTCTTTTATGATGTCAGTGAGCTGGAAAATGATACTCAACTGACCTTCCGCGCCACCGTTGACAACTTTGGTAAAAACGCCAACAGCACCGAAATCACCGTGAAGAAGCGCACACTGCCGGGGATCACTCTGACCTTTAAAAAGCCTGAGGGCTGGACAGACAGTGTTAACCTCTACTACTGGAATGCCGGAACCGGCAACGAGGTACAGTGGCCTGGTGTGGCCATGCAACATGAAGGCGGCGACTGGTACCGTTATCAGATGCCTGACAATGTGCAAAGCGCCAACCTGATTTTTAACGATGGTGGCGCCAATCAGACTGCCGATTTGTTCCGCGAAGGAGACGGTTGCTATATCGATAGCAACTGGCAGGATAGCTGTGAAATCGTCATTGACCCTGAGCCGGGCATGACGGTCTATGTGCGCCGGCCTCTGAGCTGGAATGTACCAAACCTCTATTACTGGGCCGCCAGCGGTGCCCCTCAATGGCCCGGTATTGAAATGACATCGCTGGGTAATGACTGGTACAGCTATCAGTTTCCTGACGGCGTCAGTGCTGCTAACATGATCATCAATGATCTCACCGGCAACCAGACCGCCGATCTCTACCGTCAGGGCGACGGCTGTTACGATATCGAAAATGACAGCTGGACAGACTCCTGCCCTGTCCCCGGCTTTACCGTTTATTTTAACAAGCCACAGGACTGGCCCAATGCCAATGCCTATTTCTGGGAGCCCGGCCCGGTGGATGCCGCCAATGTGGGCTGGCCCGGCGAGGCCATGACCGAACGGGGCAATAACTGGTACAGCTATCAGTTCCCTGATGGGGTTAACTATTCTAATCTGATTTTTAATGACGGCGCCGGCAATCAGAGCGCGGATCTTTTCCGTGAAGCTGACGGCTGTTTCGATTTTGAAAACGGCTGGCAGGACAGCTGCACTGTGCCTGAGCCCGGTATGGAGGTGCTGTTTAAGGCCCCGGATGGCTGGGGTGATGAGATTCACCTGTATTACTGGAATGCCGAAGGGGCACCGGGCTGGCCGGGTATTGCCATGCAGGCCATTGGCGATGGCTGGTACCGCTTTGAATTCCCGCAGGGAGTGAATTCGGCCAACCTGATCTTTAACGACAATGCTGGTAACCAGACCGGCGATCTATATCGCGATGCCAGCGGCTGTTATGGCGAGTTTGGCGATTTCTGGCGCAACAGCTGTATTACACCCGATGCCATTGATGTCAGCATTAAAGAGCGCCGTGCCCATTGGCTGGATCTCGGTACGCTGGCCTGGCAGGTAGCCGATAACCGCGCAGCCCAGTGGCGACTGTACTATTCCATGGATGCCCAGATCCAAATCGAACAGGGCCAGCTCAGTGGCGCCGATGGCTATCTGACCATGCAGTCGGCCGGCAGTCTCAGTGCAGAACTGACAGAACAGAATCCGCATCTGGCCAGTTGGCCGGCCTATGCCATAGAGGCAGATACAACGCAGGCCAGCACGGCCCTAAAAGGTCAGTTAGTAGCGGCGGCGCTGGATAGCAGCGGCAACCTGCTCGAAGCCACCCAGGTACAAGCCGCAAGGGTCATTGATGCACTGTATGCCACCGATACCTGGTTGGGCGTGCGTTATGAAAACGATCTGCCAGTGCTGAAACTCTGGGCACCCACGGCACAATCCGCCCAGTTGCTGCGCTATGATGCGCAGGGTAATCTGCTTAGTACTCATCAGGCCGACAGCATCGAAAACGGCGTCTACCGCTTTGTTGGCGATAGCAGCTGGGATAAAACCTATTACCGTTATCAGCTAAGCGTCTACCATCCGCTGACCGACCAGGTCGAGTCTTACAGCGTGACCGACCCTTATGCCCTGAATCTCAGTGCCAATGGCGGTTTTGCGCAGATTATCGACCTGGCCTCTGATGCCAGCCTTAAACCCGCTGGCTGGGATGCGCTGCAAAAATCCCTGCCCGAGTTCAAAGACATCAGTCTGTATGAAGGCCATGTGCGGGATTTCAGTATTAACGATACCAGCGTGCCAGAAGCCCATCGCGGCACCTATATGGCTTTTACCCACAATGGCGAAAATGGCGCGAACCTTTCTGCGGGTATGACTCATCTGAAAAACCTGCAACAGGCCGGACTGACACACTTCCACCTGTTGCCGATTTTCGATATCTCTTCGGTGAATGAAAATCCGGCCGAGCGTATCGATCTGGACTCGCCCTTCTCAGCCCTGTGCGCGGTATCTGATGCAGACGTCGTGCAAAGCCGCTGTCAGCAATATGGCGATATGGCTATCTATGAGGTACTGACAGAGCTTAAAGACGCCGATCCCACCACCGCTGAGATTCAGGCCATTACCAGCGCCGAAAATAGTGTACAGAGCAAAGACGGCTTTAACTGGGGCTACGACCCCTTCCACTTCAATGCGCCTGAGGGCACCTACGCCACCGATGCCAACGGCACCATCAAAGTGCTGGAGCTGCGCGCTATGGTCAAAGCGCTGGCCGATATCGGCCTGAATGTGGTGATGGATGTGGTCTATAACCATACTTCTGCCTCCGGCTTATGGGATAACTCGGTGCTGGATAAAGTGGTGCCCGGTTATTACCAGCGCCTGAATCCGGTCAGCGGCGTAGTGGAAAACAGCACCTGCTGTGATAACACCGCCACTGAACATCAGATGATGGAAAAACTGATGGTGGATACCCTGGTGAACTGGGCTGTGCACTATAAAATCGATTCTTTCCGCTTCGATTTAATGGGCCATATTCCCAAATCAGCCATGCTCAAGGCACAGCAGCAACTTGCCAGCCTGAACCTTGCCGAACACGGCGTGGATGGCCAGCGCATTTACCTGTACGGCGAAGGCTGGGACTTTGGTGAAGTGAGCGGCAATCAGCGCTTTGCACAGGCTTCTCAGTTCGGTATGGCCGGTACAGGGATTGCCACCTTTAATGATCGCCTTCGTTCTGCCGCCCGTGGTGGTAATTACACCAGCAATGGCGCGGCCCAGGGCTGGGTCAACGGCAACGGTACCTTTGCCAACGGTATTGCCAATGGTGCCGGCAGTCCACTGGATCAGGCAGACCGTATCCGTATTGGCATGGCCGGTAACCTGCAAGGCTATCAGTTTGAAGACAATACCGGCCTCAGTAACACCGGCGTTAACTACAGCGGTACGGGGTATACCCTGGATCCACAGGAAGCGGTTAATTATGTGGATAAACATGATAACGAAAGCTTCTGGGATAATAACCAGGGCAAGCTGCCGGGCGACTTCAGCATTGACAACCGGGTCAGAGCCCATCTGCTTGGCAATGCGCTGATCAACTTTGGCCAGGGCGTACCCTTCTATCAGATGGGTACCGACCTGCTGCGCAGTAAATCGATGGACAGAAACTCCTATAACTCCGGAGACTGGTTTAATGCCGTGGATTTCTCCATGCAGAGCAATAACTGGGCAGTGGGCCTGCCACCGGCTCAGGACAATCAGGGAAGCTGGCAAGGCCAGGCTGCAGTATTGAGTAATGCTAATGCCGCCGCCCTGCCCCAGCATATCCAACTGGCCGCGACCGTATTTCAGGAGCAGTTACAGATTCGTTACTCATCGCCGCTGTTCCGCTTAGACGGTTCCGATGAGGTGAATCAGCGCCTGGGTTATCACAATACCGGCAGCGGCCAGCAACCCGGACTCATTGCCATGACCCTAAGTGACGGCATCTGTGCCGGAAACGACCTGGATCCTCAGTATGACGGTGTGCTGGTGCTGTTTAACGCCGATGATGAAGTGCGCACTGTCAACGTACCCGGCACCTCAGGCAGTCAGTTACACCCGGCACAGCTAAATGGCGCCGATGAGCAGGTAAAAACTATTGTCATAGAGGGTGAAAGCTACAGCGTGCCCCCTCTGACAGCCGCAGTGCTGGTCAGCCCTCAGAACGGCGCACAGGGTGAATACCCCTGCAACCCCAGCGCCATTGAGGTAACAGAACCTGGCATGACGGTCTATGTGCAAAAACCCGCCGACTGGGCCGATATCCGTCTGTATTACTGGAATACCCAGCCAGCTACCGATGCAGTGAACTGGCCCGGTGTGCCCATGCAGGCGTTGGGTGATAACTGGTACAGCTTCCAGTTTCCGGCCGGGGTCAGTGCGACCAACCTGATTTTTAATAACAATAATCAGGGGCAGCAGAGCGGAGACCTGTACCGCGAAGGTGATGGTTGCTTTGATATCAGCGCCAATAGCTGGAGTGACAGCTGCACCCTGCCCGGTTTGTCGTTCTGGTTTAAAAAGCCTGCCCACTGGTCTACGCCTAACCTGTATTACTGGAATGCCGGCGTGAACGGGCCCGGCTGGCCGGGCACAGCGATGACAGATGTCGGCGATGACTGGTACTTTTTTCAGATGCCAGATGGCGTGCGCTCCACTAATCTCATCTTTAACGATGCCGATGGAAGTGACGAGCAGACAGGTGATCTGTTCCGCAATCAAAATGGCTGTTACGAAAATAATCAGTGGAGCGATAGCTGCCCACCGGCTGAATAG
- a CDS encoding response regulator, translated as MAPINITQLKILLVDHSQEGKASLIKLLRAQGISQICAVSNGTELLAQVNELQADLIIFGFDLGDALRATDLLRYMIRSNILPTWIPVAFVTEQPEQVLADLPFRILPTPVLAKPVSESKLLALLKQSVMLINATRPLLKACHGEHCQFAGTAILETPTEKLPVPIKDVVLTLKIMSLMQNNQVAQARTLALQISNEQRRFEWLLNLVYAQGDAEELLKLQQQLQQANLLPQKRLLYQMRMLQQRQQLKSMLALCESMHDNKRTPNEINLKATLLFMLQGYDAADQYLSAKSPSRQDPYAINLLLIWRITLVLLQSLQQPDARTLKTSLMQFSGQLRWDQGAIDFGRFADFTQLAIKAMDNQPEVNDALTRLQLQAGDFDVFQCLLLTYLAIKMAHPSASLWLFRADSKLAQMHISAERLSAGIIHGYLFEHIFAQQDAKSAVYNHWGRKYVQLKQHYRALNMFYKAWRCSPDIPRYPLNLLHSMQGLGLEQFWGCDQQQLQQHLQSLVLTDKEKSSLKKISA; from the coding sequence ATGGCACCGATTAACATCACACAACTGAAAATATTGCTGGTAGATCATAGTCAGGAGGGGAAGGCCTCACTGATTAAACTGCTCAGGGCGCAGGGTATCAGCCAGATCTGCGCTGTCAGCAATGGTACTGAACTGCTGGCGCAGGTGAATGAACTGCAGGCAGACCTGATCATATTTGGTTTTGATCTTGGCGATGCGTTGCGGGCAACGGATTTACTGCGCTACATGATCCGCAGCAATATCTTGCCCACCTGGATCCCGGTAGCCTTTGTCACCGAACAACCTGAACAGGTATTGGCCGACCTGCCCTTTCGGATTCTGCCAACACCGGTTTTGGCAAAACCGGTAAGCGAATCTAAACTGCTGGCCCTGTTAAAACAAAGCGTAATGCTGATCAACGCCACCCGTCCCTTACTCAAAGCGTGTCATGGTGAGCACTGCCAGTTTGCGGGAACCGCTATACTGGAGACACCAACAGAGAAATTACCTGTGCCAATAAAGGATGTGGTGCTCACTCTGAAGATCATGAGCCTGATGCAGAATAATCAGGTGGCGCAAGCCAGAACCCTGGCACTACAAATCAGCAATGAACAACGACGCTTCGAGTGGCTGCTTAACCTGGTATATGCCCAGGGGGATGCTGAGGAACTGCTGAAATTGCAGCAGCAGTTGCAGCAGGCCAATCTGCTGCCCCAAAAGCGCCTGTTATATCAGATGAGAATGTTGCAGCAGCGCCAGCAGCTTAAAAGCATGCTGGCCCTTTGTGAATCTATGCACGATAACAAGCGTACCCCAAATGAAATCAACCTTAAGGCCACACTGCTGTTTATGCTACAGGGCTATGATGCTGCGGATCAGTATCTGAGCGCAAAATCGCCAAGCCGACAGGACCCCTACGCCATCAACCTGTTACTTATCTGGCGCATTACGCTGGTTTTACTGCAGTCATTGCAACAGCCCGATGCCAGAACACTGAAAACCAGCCTGATGCAATTTTCCGGACAACTGCGGTGGGACCAGGGCGCGATTGATTTCGGACGCTTTGCGGATTTTACGCAACTGGCAATAAAAGCCATGGATAACCAGCCCGAAGTCAATGATGCCCTGACACGATTACAGCTTCAGGCTGGAGATTTTGATGTGTTTCAGTGTTTACTGCTGACTTATCTGGCCATAAAGATGGCCCACCCCTCAGCCAGCCTCTGGCTTTTCAGGGCTGACAGTAAGCTGGCGCAAATGCACATTAGTGCTGAGCGGCTGTCAGCGGGAATCATCCATGGCTATCTGTTTGAACATATCTTTGCACAACAGGATGCCAAAAGCGCCGTGTACAACCATTGGGGACGCAAATATGTGCAACTTAAACAACATTACCGGGCGCTGAATATGTTCTATAAGGCCTGGCGCTGCAGCCCTGATATTCCGCGGTATCCGCTGAATCTGTTACACAGCATGCAGGGACTGGGGCTCGAACAATTCTGGGGCTGTGACCAGCAGCAGCTACAACAACACCTTCAGTCACTGGTATTAACCGATAAAGAAAAATCCAGCCTTAAAAAGATCTCTGCCTGA
- a CDS encoding type II toxin-antitoxin system RelE/ParE family toxin — translation MSDDEYKDLQEALVNRPDMGALIRNSGGLRKIRWALEGRGKSGGVRIIYYWMTADDQLYMLLAYPKNEKENLTDAQTKVLRQIVQRWSK, via the coding sequence ATGAGTGATGACGAATACAAGGACTTGCAGGAAGCGCTGGTCAACCGTCCGGATATGGGAGCCTTGATCAGAAACAGTGGCGGTCTGCGAAAGATACGCTGGGCCTTGGAAGGCCGGGGAAAAAGTGGCGGTGTACGGATCATTTACTACTGGATGACAGCCGATGATCAGCTATATATGCTGCTGGCGTACCCCAAGAATGAGAAAGAAAATTTAACTGATGCGCAAACCAAGGTGCTCAGACAGATAGTCCAAAGGTGGTCGAAATGA
- a CDS encoding helix-turn-helix domain-containing protein: MNEEQFNALLESVRQADEIIQGKAKAARVLEFAEPEVKSIRAKTGLTQERFANVLGVSKRTLENWEQGRRHPTGPARALLKILDADPIHALEALNH; encoded by the coding sequence ATGAATGAAGAACAGTTTAACGCCTTGCTGGAAAGTGTCCGACAGGCGGATGAAATTATCCAGGGAAAGGCTAAAGCTGCCCGGGTGCTCGAGTTTGCTGAACCAGAAGTAAAGTCCATCCGCGCCAAGACCGGGCTGACTCAGGAGCGCTTCGCCAATGTATTAGGGGTGAGCAAACGCACTCTGGAAAACTGGGAGCAGGGACGGCGCCATCCGACCGGGCCTGCCCGCGCGCTGCTTAAAATACTGGACGCTGATCCCATACATGCACTGGAAGCTCTGAATCATTAA
- a CDS encoding YqhA family protein, whose translation MSDPAESPKTPQSGKWEQGLEGLLWNSRYLVMLAVLPSILGAMVLFVIGTMDIVRVLWQTVQYYTVGGVTDIHDTVVTDIIIAIDIYLIAIVLMIFGLGVYRLFVSQIEASESEGPSHPFNVKSFDQLKDKIVRVVILAVIIEFFRAVVDIHFSTPLDAIYLALSALALAASLYLMSLAYKASNGKE comes from the coding sequence ATGTCTGATCCTGCTGAATCACCAAAAACACCACAATCCGGTAAATGGGAACAGGGCCTTGAAGGTCTTCTGTGGAATTCCCGTTATCTGGTGATGCTGGCGGTATTGCCCAGTATACTCGGCGCCATGGTGCTGTTTGTAATAGGTACAATGGATATAGTCAGAGTGCTGTGGCAGACAGTGCAGTATTACACCGTAGGTGGTGTCACGGATATTCACGATACTGTAGTGACGGATATTATTATCGCTATTGATATCTACCTGATTGCCATTGTGCTGATGATCTTTGGTCTGGGGGTATACCGCTTGTTTGTGTCGCAGATTGAGGCCTCAGAAAGTGAAGGCCCGTCGCACCCCTTTAATGTGAAATCCTTCGATCAGCTCAAAGATAAGATTGTCAGAGTGGTGATACTTGCGGTGATCATCGAGTTCTTCAGAGCCGTTGTTGATATCCATTTCAGTACGCCTCTGGATGCTATCTATCTGGCCCTGTCGGCCCTGGCACTGGCTGCGTCCCTGTACCTGATGAGCCTGGCCTATAAAGCCAGTAACGGTAAGGAGTGA
- a CDS encoding pirin family protein — MSDLLVQKNLDCRTQKSPCQGVEQIIQGKEKDIGGFNVRRCLPVAQLRSVGPWVFFDHMGPAEFEPGKGLDVRPHPHINLATVTYLFEGEILHRDSLGNTQAIKPGDINLMVAGSGIVHSERERPQVREQQHRLHGLQLWHALPEEEEETAPAFYHYPIEDIPSAEIREVPVRVMMGSAWGLTSPVKTFCNTLYLEAFLEQGQSLILPEAQESALYVAEGQVRIQHTTVPEHALAQLKADTSVTIHADKKSRIAVIGGEPLGERFMHWNFISSRKERVEQAMADWKEQRFTPVPGDDKEYIPLP, encoded by the coding sequence ATGAGCGATTTACTGGTACAGAAAAACCTCGACTGCCGGACTCAGAAGTCACCTTGTCAGGGCGTAGAGCAGATTATTCAGGGTAAAGAGAAGGATATCGGAGGTTTCAATGTGCGCCGTTGCTTGCCGGTAGCACAGTTGCGCAGTGTCGGGCCCTGGGTGTTTTTTGATCATATGGGGCCGGCGGAATTTGAACCGGGTAAAGGGCTGGATGTGCGGCCCCATCCACATATTAATCTGGCCACCGTCACATATCTGTTCGAGGGCGAGATCCTGCATCGTGATTCTTTAGGTAACACCCAGGCTATTAAACCCGGCGATATCAATCTGATGGTGGCGGGCTCTGGTATTGTGCATTCAGAGCGGGAGCGACCGCAGGTCAGAGAGCAGCAACACAGACTACATGGCCTGCAGCTCTGGCATGCCTTACCTGAAGAAGAGGAAGAGACTGCACCGGCTTTTTACCACTATCCGATTGAGGATATTCCATCAGCCGAGATCCGGGAAGTGCCGGTCAGGGTGATGATGGGCAGCGCCTGGGGCCTGACTTCCCCGGTAAAAACCTTCTGTAATACCCTGTATCTGGAAGCCTTTTTAGAGCAGGGCCAGAGCCTGATCCTGCCGGAAGCACAGGAATCGGCACTGTATGTGGCCGAGGGCCAGGTGCGTATTCAGCATACCACAGTGCCAGAGCATGCTCTGGCACAGCTTAAAGCCGATACCAGCGTGACCATTCACGCCGATAAGAAAAGCCGTATTGCTGTGATTGGTGGTGAGCCACTGGGGGAGCGCTTTATGCACTGGAACTTTATTTCCAGTCGCAAAGAACGGGTCGAACAGGCTATGGCCGACTGGAAAGAACAGCGTTTTACCCCGGTGCCCGGCGATGATAAGGAGTATATTCCGCTTCCCTGA